The Methanohalophilus levihalophilus genome has a segment encoding these proteins:
- a CDS encoding DUF447 domain-containing protein translates to MTKEFNLENFGICEGISETIVTTGKDKPNAAPIGIIWKDNRLFVRVYKGSDTYSNIDTDKALIANITYDPLLFVRSTFGKLNNDEFTMESVKGTEYPVLKKALGWVFFRCDEIQYGSEALVAWIKPVAGKINNSPLKAPNRGFAAIIEAAVHATRYQLAGEEKYRDLVLENLELAEKCGGKAEKEAGSLIREIVNSEANE, encoded by the coding sequence TTGACCAAAGAATTTAATCTTGAAAATTTCGGGATTTGTGAAGGAATATCAGAGACAATTGTAACCACCGGAAAAGATAAGCCAAATGCTGCCCCTATCGGAATAATCTGGAAAGATAACAGGCTTTTCGTCAGGGTTTACAAGGGATCTGACACATATTCTAATATTGATACCGACAAGGCACTAATTGCAAACATCACATACGATCCTCTTCTTTTTGTCCGGAGCACATTTGGGAAACTCAATAATGATGAATTTACAATGGAATCAGTTAAAGGCACAGAATATCCTGTACTGAAAAAGGCACTTGGATGGGTTTTCTTCAGATGTGATGAAATACAATATGGATCTGAAGCTCTTGTAGCATGGATTAAACCTGTTGCAGGAAAAATTAATAATTCTCCCTTAAAAGCACCAAACCGGGGATTTGCCGCAATAATTGAAGCTGCAGTGCATGCTACAAGGTATCAGCTGGCTGGTGAAGAAAAATACCGCGATCTTGTTCTTGAAAACCTGGAACTGGCGGAAAAGTGTGGTGGAAAGGCTGAAAAAGAAGCAGGCAGCTTGATACGAGAAATTGTAAACTCAGAAGCCAATGAATAA